From the genome of Hyperolius riggenbachi isolate aHypRig1 chromosome 9, aHypRig1.pri, whole genome shotgun sequence, one region includes:
- the BHLHE40 gene encoding class E basic helix-loop-helix protein 40, with amino-acid sequence MERSPSTQPPPPCLTRSDSLSGMEFSHMYPVFKSRKGLKRCDDSKDTYKLPHRLIEKKRRDRINECIAQLKDLLPEHLKLTTLGHLEKAVVLELTLKHVQSLSSLIEQQQQQIHNLQNGCPSEGNETSGEDMFRSGFQLCAEEALRFLQGGEKRELVAHLHRVVSDLSHSPPPPPVAKVNNTKPSPKVQATNCVPVIRRAAPLNTGEQSGTDTDTDSGYGGEVDKTEQAQEQGGLLKEENISAMVLDRMIKQEQDEIPKKRPRMEITEEEARFNNNDLSVLGPYSNQPPFCLPFYFIPPSASAYLPMLEKCWYPGSMPMLYPTLTQSGLLSHDRMTPGHSPTSMPSVDSSALLQALKQMPAVGCDPKD; translated from the exons ATGGAAAGATCCCCCAGTACCCAGCCTCCACCACCCTGCCTCACCAGATCTGACTCCTTATCTGG AATGGAGTTTTCCCATATGTATCCAGTGTTCAAGTCccggaaggggttaaagaggtgcgATGATAGCAAG GACACCTACAAGCTTCCGCATCGCCTGATTGAGAAAAAGCGCAGGGATCGGATCAATGAATGTATAGCGCAACTGAAAGATCTGCTGCCAGAGCACCTCAAACTGACG ACGTTGGGGCATCTGGAGAAAGCTGTGGTCTTGGAGCTCACGCTGAAACATGTGCAATCCTTGTCCAGCCTGAtagagcaacagcagcagcagatccACAACCTCCAGAATG GTTGCCCGTCTGAAGGTAATGAAACTTCCGGGGAAGATATGTTTCGTTCCGGATTCCAACTCTGTGCAGAGGAAGCTCTGAGGTTCTTACAAGGAGGCGAGAAACGGGAACTCGTGGCCCACTTGCATCGTGTGGTTTCTGACCTCAGccacagcccaccaccaccacctgttgCCAAAGTCAACAACACTAAGCCCAGCCCAAAGGTCCAAGCCACCAACTGTGTCCCGGTGATTCGACGAGCTGCCCCTCTAAACACTGGAGAGCAGAGCGGTACAGATACGGACACTGATAGCGGGTATGGAGGGGAAGTGGATAAGACAGAGCAAGCTCAGGAACAGGGAGGCCTCTTGAAGGAGGAGAACATTAGCGCCATGGTTCTTGATAGGATGATTAAACAAGAGCAGGATGAGATACCAAAAAAGAGGCCCAGGATGGAGATCACAGAGGAAGAGGCCAGATTTAACAACAATGACCTATCAGTTCTGGGGCCTTACTCAAACCAGCCACCTTTctgtctccctttttatttcataccccCCTCAGCCTCTGCCTACCTGCCCATGCTGGAGAAATGCTGGTACCCTGGGTCTATGCCAATGTTGTACCCTACTCTGACACAGTCAGGGTTACTAAGCCATGATCGGATGACACCAGGTCACTCCCCAACTTCAATGCCTTCTGTGGACTCCTCTGCCCTTCTACAAGCTCTGAAGCAGATGCCTGCAGTAGGCTGTGATCCCAAAGACTGA